One Yoonia sp. BS5-3 genomic window carries:
- a CDS encoding M10 family metallopeptidase C-terminal domain-containing protein: MCEVCQALANTSAAISGVSGDCPTDSLDGGTYRTDDVITVYFVTNGQEANAADEINDPTGSDEIESDGWTLYEQQRVEAALAAISNYIDITFQVTTNANADFQLVLDDDEFPSSGFLGYFYSPAFAGDNSAVMGAFNANGFGWSEAGLDDGGLGYATIIHELLHGLGLDHPHDGVTIMEGLAGSASDPNYPFGFYGDYDLNQQVYTIMSYNDGWFGDPASDTDGNAATPMALDIAILQELYGANTTYNSGSNDYDLGDAAWVGIWDTGGSDTITYTGNNDATIDLRAATLQYADGGGGYLSYVEGIAGGYTIANGAVIENATGGDGDDTLIGNAVDNVLVGNGGSDEIIGGRGDDEIDTGTGNDEANGNSGSDEISADSGTNTLFGSSGFDDITGGTGVDIIDGGSGDDNISGGNGGDTIYGGKGDDTISGDGGADIIIGGLGADTLTGGAGADDFVFEFISDSYADSTRRDTITDFETGTDDIDLSNIGGLTFVGTTGFSNTAGEVRLEESGGDTIVQLDSDGDGNADLEIFVDGVTGLSSGDFIL, encoded by the coding sequence GTGTGTGAAGTCTGTCAAGCGCTTGCCAACACCTCTGCCGCCATTTCCGGTGTGTCAGGGGACTGTCCGACCGACTCGCTCGACGGCGGAACCTATCGGACGGATGACGTGATTACAGTCTATTTTGTCACTAATGGACAAGAAGCGAATGCCGCGGACGAAATCAACGATCCGACCGGTTCAGATGAAATCGAATCTGATGGCTGGACACTTTATGAGCAGCAACGGGTTGAAGCCGCGCTTGCCGCGATCTCAAACTACATCGATATAACGTTTCAGGTGACAACCAACGCAAATGCAGATTTCCAGCTGGTTTTGGATGACGACGAATTTCCAAGCAGCGGTTTCTTGGGCTACTTCTATTCCCCCGCATTTGCCGGGGATAACAGTGCCGTTATGGGAGCGTTCAACGCAAACGGCTTTGGCTGGAGCGAGGCCGGGCTTGATGACGGTGGACTGGGCTACGCCACCATCATCCATGAACTTCTACATGGGCTTGGCCTAGATCACCCGCATGACGGCGTGACCATTATGGAAGGGCTGGCTGGTTCTGCATCTGATCCAAACTATCCTTTTGGCTTTTACGGCGATTATGATCTGAACCAGCAGGTTTACACGATCATGTCCTATAATGACGGGTGGTTTGGTGATCCTGCATCCGATACCGACGGCAACGCGGCAACACCGATGGCGCTTGATATCGCGATCCTGCAAGAGCTCTATGGCGCGAACACGACCTATAACAGTGGCAGCAACGATTATGACCTGGGTGACGCTGCCTGGGTTGGGATCTGGGACACCGGTGGAAGCGACACAATCACCTATACCGGGAATAACGATGCGACCATCGATCTGCGCGCCGCAACGCTGCAATATGCCGATGGTGGGGGCGGTTATCTGTCCTATGTCGAAGGGATCGCAGGCGGATACACGATTGCCAATGGGGCCGTTATCGAAAACGCCACAGGCGGGGACGGTGATGATACCCTGATCGGGAACGCGGTCGACAACGTGCTGGTCGGCAATGGCGGTTCGGACGAAATTATCGGTGGGCGTGGCGATGATGAGATCGACACAGGCACCGGCAATGATGAGGCCAACGGCAATTCCGGGTCAGATGAAATTAGCGCAGATAGCGGCACCAACACGCTTTTCGGCAGCTCTGGCTTTGATGACATCACAGGTGGAACCGGGGTCGACATCATCGACGGCGGCAGCGGTGATGACAATATCTCTGGCGGCAATGGCGGGGATACGATCTATGGCGGCAAGGGCGATGATACCATCAGCGGCGATGGTGGCGCGGATATCATCATCGGTGGTCTGGGCGCAGACACGCTCACTGGCGGTGCAGGAGCCGATGATTTCGTGTTTGAGTTCATCAGCGATAGCTACGCCGACTCCACGCGGCGCGACACGATCACCGATTTCGAAACAGGCACCGATGACATCGATCTGTCCAATATCGGCGGGCTGACCTTCGTTGGGACGACCGGTTTCAGCAATACGGCAGGTGAGGTCCGGCTTGAAGAAAGCGGCGGTGACACGATCGTGCAGCTTGACTCTGATGGCGATGGCAATGCCGATCTTGAGATATTTGTCGATGGCGTGACCGGTCTGTCTTCAGGCGATTTCATCCTCTGA
- a CDS encoding mannose-1-phosphate guanylyltransferase/mannose-6-phosphate isomerase, which translates to MITPVILCGGSGTRLWPLSRKSYPKQFSALMGEESLFQASTKRLGGSQFNQPVVVTADAFRFIAVQQLQEIGIDPGAVLIEPAGRDTGPAVLAAALHLQNTDPNGLMLVAPSDHVIPDDALFTSTVEAAIPAALAGQLVTFGITPDRPETGYGYLELDAAPVDAGTPIPLKSFVEKPDSTRAAEMLAEGRYLWNAGIFLFCVKTIIAAYQNTAPAIYEAVAQAIADAQADLGFLRLAPEPWADAPAISIDYAVMEKAQNLSVVPYTGRWSDLGDWAAVWRETETDGMAASGQTTAIDCQNTLLRSEIDGQQLVGIGLQDIVAIAMPDAVLISTKDRAQDVKQAVSQLKANDAPQAECFPKDHRPWGWFESLAIGDRFQVKRIVVDAGAALSLQSHHHRSEHWIVVQGTAKVTVNDDVQLVTENQSIYIPLGAKHRMENPGKVPMILIEVQTGSYLGEDDIVRYEDIYARN; encoded by the coding sequence ATGATCACTCCGGTAATTTTATGCGGCGGTTCGGGCACGCGGCTTTGGCCGTTGTCACGTAAAAGCTATCCCAAGCAATTCTCGGCGTTGATGGGCGAGGAAAGCCTGTTTCAAGCCAGCACCAAACGGTTGGGCGGATCGCAATTTAACCAACCCGTCGTGGTAACGGCAGATGCGTTTCGGTTCATCGCGGTCCAGCAATTGCAAGAGATCGGGATCGATCCGGGCGCCGTTCTGATCGAACCTGCGGGGCGCGATACCGGCCCGGCCGTGCTTGCCGCCGCCTTGCATCTGCAAAACACCGATCCCAATGGATTGATGCTAGTGGCACCATCCGATCATGTGATCCCCGATGATGCACTTTTTACCAGCACAGTTGAGGCTGCGATCCCCGCAGCACTGGCCGGCCAGCTTGTCACATTCGGGATTACGCCGGACCGGCCTGAGACCGGCTATGGTTATCTTGAATTGGACGCGGCCCCCGTTGATGCAGGCACCCCCATCCCGCTCAAAAGCTTTGTTGAAAAGCCAGACAGCACCCGCGCGGCTGAAATGCTCGCGGAAGGGCGGTATTTGTGGAATGCGGGGATTTTCCTGTTCTGCGTCAAAACAATCATCGCGGCCTATCAGAATACTGCGCCCGCAATTTATGAGGCTGTCGCACAAGCCATCGCCGATGCGCAAGCCGATTTGGGCTTTTTGCGGTTGGCGCCAGAACCCTGGGCTGATGCACCTGCAATATCGATCGACTATGCGGTTATGGAAAAGGCGCAAAACCTGTCGGTTGTTCCTTATACGGGCCGTTGGTCCGATTTGGGCGACTGGGCCGCAGTTTGGCGCGAAACCGAAACCGATGGCATGGCCGCATCTGGGCAAACCACCGCCATCGACTGCCAGAACACATTGCTACGCTCTGAAATCGACGGGCAGCAGCTTGTCGGGATCGGGCTACAGGATATCGTGGCCATTGCCATGCCGGACGCTGTGCTGATCAGTACCAAAGACCGGGCGCAGGATGTCAAACAGGCCGTATCCCAGCTTAAGGCAAACGACGCACCGCAGGCCGAGTGCTTTCCCAAAGATCACAGGCCCTGGGGGTGGTTTGAAAGCCTTGCGATTGGGGATCGGTTTCAGGTGAAACGGATTGTGGTGGATGCAGGGGCGGCCCTGTCACTGCAATCGCACCACCACAGGTCAGAGCATTGGATCGTCGTGCAGGGCACCGCAAAAGTAACGGTGAACGACGATGTGCAACTGGTGACCGAAAACCAGTCAATCTATATTCCCTTGGGGGCAAAACACCGGATGGAAAACCCTGGCAAAGTCCCGATGATTCTGATTGAGGTGCAAACAGGCAGCTATCTGGGTGAGGATGACATCGTCCGTTATGAAGACATCTACGCCCGAAATTGA
- a CDS encoding GDP-L-fucose synthase family protein: MRIFVAGHNGMVGGAILRQLQTDDRVTLLTATRAELDLTNQAAVHEFMQDQKPDQVILAAARVGGIMANNTYPASFIAENLMIATNVITSAYAAGVQKLLQLGSSCIYPRDAAQPITEDALLTGTLEPTNEPYAIAKIAAIKLCESYNRQYGTDYRSIMPTNLYGPGDNFHLENAHVLPALMRRFHDAARQGLDHVTLWGTGTPRREFLHVDDMAAASVFVMGLPGDAYENHTEPMQSHINIGTGEDIAIRELAELIAETVGFQGEIRCDTSKPDGTPRKLLDTSTINRLGWTPKINLRAGIASTYEWFLAQQTSGQTLRAS; this comes from the coding sequence ATGCGTATCTTCGTTGCAGGGCATAACGGCATGGTGGGCGGCGCGATTTTGCGGCAGCTACAGACCGATGATCGCGTGACGCTTCTTACCGCGACGCGGGCTGAGCTTGACCTGACGAACCAAGCCGCCGTGCATGAGTTCATGCAGGATCAAAAGCCAGATCAGGTCATTTTGGCCGCGGCCAGGGTCGGCGGGATCATGGCCAATAATACCTATCCAGCCAGTTTCATCGCCGAAAACCTGATGATCGCAACCAATGTGATCACGTCGGCCTATGCGGCGGGCGTACAGAAACTGCTGCAATTGGGATCATCATGTATCTATCCGCGCGACGCTGCGCAGCCGATCACCGAAGACGCGCTTTTGACCGGCACGCTTGAGCCCACCAATGAGCCCTACGCCATCGCCAAGATCGCCGCGATCAAGCTTTGCGAAAGCTATAACCGGCAATACGGCACCGATTATCGGTCTATTATGCCGACCAATCTTTACGGGCCGGGCGATAACTTCCATTTGGAAAACGCGCATGTACTGCCAGCCTTGATGCGGCGTTTTCACGATGCGGCCCGGCAAGGATTGGATCATGTCACCCTGTGGGGCACCGGGACACCCCGGCGCGAGTTTCTGCATGTCGATGATATGGCTGCGGCTTCGGTCTTTGTCATGGGATTGCCAGGCGACGCGTATGAAAACCACACCGAGCCGATGCAAAGCCACATCAATATCGGAACCGGCGAAGATATCGCGATCCGAGAGCTGGCGGAACTGATCGCCGAAACAGTTGGATTTCAGGGGGAAATCCGCTGTGATACGTCAAAACCCGATGGCACACCGCGTAAACTGCTAGATACGAGCACCATCAATCGGCTAGGGTGGACACCCAAAATCAATTTACGCGCTGGGATCGCATCCACCTATGAATGGTTCTTGGCGCAACAAACATCCGGCCAGACATTACGGGCCAGTTAG